The proteins below are encoded in one region of Clostridium pasteurianum DSM 525 = ATCC 6013:
- a CDS encoding sigma 54-interacting transcriptional regulator, with translation MKRIDRIYEYIIQQTEKFTLEELKNNSGFSAMEISKKLNILRNNVSMELNQLLRNDKIIKIKSRPVLYLDKRCVERILDKKLENKSIEINSIDDILLQGNAINSESSPFDKLIGAKTSLKNQIEQAKAAILYPPNGLNTLIVGQTGVGKTLFANMMYNQAKHVEKIGKDSPFIVFNCADYYNNPQLLISHLFGHVKGAYTGADADKAGIIEKANGGILFLDEIHRLPPEGQEMLFYFMDTGNFNRLGETERNRKSCILIIGATTEDPNSSLLKTFIRRIPIIITIPSFEERASKDKVDLIKFLFSNEAHRVNKAIKIEEEVVKALIGSTTYGNVGQLKSNIQLICAKGFLNSMANKEYIEIQFKSLPSDIKNGLFYLTGKRKEMEEISNYLESQLVVTPDGYNELSHIDSYDLPFNLYKIIEDKAAILKEGGADKEYINNFITTDINIHIKSFYNKVKNNENDRNKILKIVDEDILKFSEEVIHMVEKEINKKLSDRFLYALSLHLSSFLNRLKNKRALKYTNMDGIIDDKREQFNIALNIKGMVEKKFNVIVPEIEVVYLTLLLNSIQEEKSNGHVGIIVAAHGSSTASSMVDVAKQLLGNSSIEALDMPLDVNPTEILERIIEKARELDTGKGVLLLVDMGSLANFDTVISERTGIKVKTIDMVSTPIVLEAIRKVNILDMDIDSVYHSIKDFKGYGRSELIRSEDNNLKAIVTICSTGEGTAEKLRELIENIIMNITSDEIEVIPVGVRNLQENIKSIEKKYKIIASVGIIDPKIQVPFISIESLIGGNGEELLSNIIKNKFTFIEEKQHNIVSKKICEDSLNQFLTYLNPSKIISVLFDFISVLEKNLNIKFNNSMSIRLMVHVGCALERAIIRDPLVYKYDKSILDKKVIESINRASNIFKSTINVKLSEDEIYYISEMIK, from the coding sequence TTGAAAAGAATAGATAGAATATACGAATACATTATACAACAAACCGAAAAGTTCACTTTAGAAGAACTAAAAAATAATTCGGGCTTTAGTGCAATGGAAATATCTAAAAAACTTAATATACTTAGAAATAATGTAAGTATGGAATTAAATCAATTACTTAGAAATGACAAGATAATAAAGATAAAATCTAGACCTGTGTTATATCTAGACAAAAGATGTGTTGAAAGAATTCTAGATAAGAAATTAGAGAATAAGTCTATTGAAATAAATAGTATAGATGATATTTTATTACAAGGTAATGCAATAAATAGTGAAAGCTCTCCTTTTGATAAACTTATAGGAGCTAAAACTAGTCTTAAAAATCAAATTGAGCAGGCTAAAGCTGCAATTTTATATCCACCTAATGGATTAAATACTTTGATTGTAGGTCAGACAGGGGTTGGAAAAACATTATTTGCCAATATGATGTATAATCAAGCAAAACATGTAGAGAAAATTGGTAAAGATTCACCTTTTATTGTATTTAACTGTGCAGACTATTATAATAATCCGCAACTTTTAATATCCCACTTATTTGGTCATGTTAAAGGTGCATATACTGGAGCGGATGCAGATAAAGCTGGAATAATTGAAAAGGCAAATGGAGGGATTCTATTTTTAGATGAAATACACAGATTACCTCCAGAAGGTCAAGAAATGCTGTTTTACTTTATGGATACAGGCAATTTTAACAGGTTAGGTGAAACAGAGAGAAATAGAAAATCATGTATTCTGATAATTGGAGCCACTACTGAAGATCCCAATTCATCTTTATTGAAAACGTTTATAAGAAGAATACCTATTATTATAACTATACCAAGTTTTGAAGAAAGAGCTTCAAAAGATAAAGTTGACTTAATAAAATTTTTATTTTCTAACGAAGCACACAGAGTGAATAAAGCTATAAAAATTGAAGAGGAAGTAGTAAAAGCTCTCATAGGTAGTACTACTTATGGCAATGTTGGTCAGTTAAAATCCAATATACAACTCATATGTGCCAAGGGTTTTTTGAATAGTATGGCTAATAAGGAGTATATTGAAATTCAATTTAAAAGTCTTCCTTCAGATATTAAAAATGGATTATTCTATTTAACCGGTAAAAGGAAGGAGATGGAAGAAATATCTAATTACCTAGAGTCACAGTTAGTAGTAACACCAGATGGTTATAATGAATTAAGCCATATAGACTCCTATGATTTACCCTTTAATCTGTATAAAATTATAGAAGATAAAGCTGCTATATTAAAGGAAGGTGGAGCAGATAAAGAATATATAAATAATTTTATAACTACAGATATCAATATTCACATTAAATCTTTTTATAATAAAGTTAAGAATAATGAAAATGATAGGAATAAGATTTTAAAAATAGTAGATGAGGATATATTAAAATTTTCAGAAGAAGTAATTCATATGGTTGAGAAAGAAATTAATAAAAAACTATCTGACAGGTTTTTATATGCATTGAGTTTACATTTAAGTTCTTTTCTAAATAGATTAAAGAATAAAAGGGCTTTAAAATATACAAATATGGATGGAATTATTGATGATAAAAGAGAGCAGTTTAATATAGCACTAAATATAAAAGGTATGGTAGAGAAGAAGTTTAATGTAATAGTTCCGGAAATTGAGGTAGTATATTTAACTTTGTTATTAAATTCCATTCAAGAAGAGAAGAGTAATGGCCATGTTGGCATTATTGTAGCCGCTCATGGGAGCAGTACTGCTAGCAGCATGGTTGATGTAGCAAAGCAACTCTTAGGGAATAGCAGTATAGAGGCTCTAGATATGCCGCTGGATGTTAATCCTACGGAAATTCTTGAAAGAATAATAGAAAAAGCAAGAGAGCTTGATACAGGTAAGGGAGTTTTATTATTAGTAGACATGGGATCACTAGCAAATTTTGATACAGTAATATCTGAGAGAACAGGAATAAAGGTAAAAACTATAGATATGGTGTCTACGCCTATAGTGTTAGAGGCTATTAGAAAAGTTAATATTTTAGATATGGATATAGACAGCGTTTATCATTCAATAAAAGATTTTAAAGGTTATGGGCGATCAGAATTAATAAGAAGTGAAGATAACAATTTAAAGGCAATAGTTACTATTTGTTCCACTGGTGAGGGAACCGCAGAGAAACTGAGAGAACTTATAGAAAATATTATTATGAATATAACCAGTGATGAAATAGAGGTTATTCCTGTTGGTGTAAGAAATCTGCAGGAGAATATAAAATCCATAGAAAAAAAATATAAAATTATAGCTTCTGTTGGTATCATTGATCCTAAAATTCAAGTACCTTTTATTTCTATTGAATCTTTAATTGGGGGTAATGGAGAAGAATTATTATCAAATATAATAAAAAACAAATTTACTTTTATAGAAGAAAAACAACATAATATAGTATCAAAAAAAATATGTGAAGATAGTTTAAATCAATTTTTAACTTATCTTAATCCATCTAAAATAATAAGTGTATTATTTGATTTTATAAGTGTATTGGAAAAAAATTTAAATATAAAATTTAATAATTCTATGAGTATCAGATTGATGGTACATGTAGGCTGTGCACTGGAAAGAGCTATAATAAGAGATCCATTAGTGTATAAGTATGATAAAAGCATATTAGATAAAAAAGTTATTGAAAGCATAAATAGAGCAAGTAATATTTTTAAAAGCACAATAAATGTGAAACTTAGTGAAGATGAGATTTATTATATATCAGAAATGATTAAATAA
- a CDS encoding PTS sugar transporter subunit IIA has translation MTAIIIGTHGKFSKEILRSSEMIFGKQENVSAVTFEPGEGPDDLLEKYKKELEQLDSKEGTLFMVDLFGGSPFNAASRIVAENENMDIVTGINLPMLLEVYGARSFSSIEELVNIAKQSACEGIKSLKEALLQQDDEEL, from the coding sequence ATGACAGCAATAATTATAGGAACACATGGTAAGTTCTCAAAGGAAATATTAAGATCATCAGAAATGATTTTTGGAAAACAAGAAAACGTTTCAGCGGTTACTTTTGAACCAGGAGAAGGACCAGATGATCTTTTAGAAAAGTATAAGAAAGAATTAGAACAATTGGATTCAAAAGAGGGAACACTTTTTATGGTAGATTTATTTGGGGGAAGTCCATTTAATGCAGCCAGTAGAATAGTAGCAGAAAATGAAAATATGGATATTGTAACAGGAATTAATCTGCCAATGCTTTTAGAGGTATATGGTGCTAGAAGTTTTTCAAGTATTGAAGAACTGGTTAATATAGCTAAACAGTCAGCTTGTGAAGGAATAAAATCTTTAAAAGAGGCTTTGTTGCAGCAAGATGATGAAGAACTGTAA
- the msrB gene encoding peptide-methionine (R)-S-oxide reductase MsrB: protein MKKFSYIKNNTDLLRTKLTKLQYKVTQENFTEKAFENEYWNFYEDGLYVDVCSGEPLFTSRDKFDSGCGWPSFSKPVDMENIKENLDTSHGVIRTEVRSKYANSHLGHVFNDGPAKKGGLRYCINSASIKFIPKDKLKEEGYEEYMYFFD, encoded by the coding sequence ATGAAAAAATTTAGCTATATTAAAAATAATACAGATTTACTAAGAACAAAGCTTACAAAATTACAATATAAAGTTACACAAGAAAATTTTACAGAAAAAGCCTTTGAAAATGAATACTGGAATTTCTATGAAGATGGATTATATGTAGACGTCTGTAGCGGTGAGCCTCTATTTACTTCAAGAGACAAATTTGATTCAGGATGTGGATGGCCTAGTTTCTCAAAACCTGTAGATATGGAAAATATAAAAGAAAATCTGGATACCTCTCATGGAGTAATAAGAACAGAGGTAAGAAGCAAATACGCAAATTCTCATTTAGGACATGTTTTTAATGATGGTCCTGCCAAAAAAGGTGGATTAAGATATTGTATAAATAGTGCTTCTATAAAATTTATACCTAAGGATAAACTTAAAGAAGAAGGATATGAAGAATATATGTATTTTTTTGATTAA
- the ptsP gene encoding phosphoenolpyruvate--protein phosphotransferase produces MKKGIAASKGYAIGNVVIKANIEIEITDKKVDDIDVEKKRLSTAIENSRAQLQKIKEKAEKELGADKAAVFESHIMLLDDPEFTGAVEGKVASESTNAEKAVSEVVEMYMGIFAAIEDEYMRERAADVKDVGKRIIGNLAGTITGDGDLNENTVIVAHDLTPSDTAQLDRSKVIGFLTNIGGRTSHSAIMARTLEIPAVVGLNDITESVKDGDLVIVDGIEGEVIINPDESTLKIYTEKKDKFEKEREELKKLIDVETKTKAGKRVEVCGNIGKAQDVEGVLANGGDGIGLFRTEFLYMDRDSIPTEEEQFESYKYVVEKMEGRPVVIRTLDIGGDKKLPYLPLPEEMNPFLGYRAIRLCLGRKDIFKVQLRALLRASAFGNLKIMFPMISSLEEFLAAKEVLSECMEELKAEGKEFNAELETGIMVEIPAAAVMADELAKYVDFFSIGTNDLIQYTLAADRMNENVSYLYNPMHPAVLRLIKMTIEAAHKEGKWCGMCGEMAGDEKAIPTLTQYGLDEFSMSASSILSAKKYIMNN; encoded by the coding sequence ATGAAAAAAGGAATTGCGGCTTCAAAAGGATATGCAATAGGTAATGTTGTAATAAAGGCTAACATTGAAATTGAGATTACTGATAAAAAAGTGGATGATATAGATGTTGAAAAGAAGAGATTAAGTACTGCTATTGAGAATTCTAGAGCACAATTACAAAAGATTAAGGAAAAAGCAGAAAAAGAATTAGGCGCTGACAAAGCAGCTGTTTTTGAAAGTCACATTATGCTTTTAGATGATCCAGAATTTACTGGAGCTGTTGAAGGTAAAGTAGCTTCAGAATCAACAAATGCAGAAAAAGCTGTTTCAGAAGTGGTAGAAATGTATATGGGAATTTTTGCAGCTATTGAAGATGAATATATGAGAGAAAGAGCAGCAGATGTTAAAGATGTAGGAAAGAGAATAATAGGAAATTTAGCAGGAACAATAACTGGAGATGGTGATTTAAATGAAAATACTGTAATAGTAGCTCATGATTTGACACCGTCAGATACAGCACAGCTTGATAGAAGTAAAGTTATTGGTTTTTTAACTAATATAGGAGGAAGAACTTCTCATAGTGCAATAATGGCTAGAACTCTTGAAATACCAGCAGTAGTTGGCCTTAATGATATAACAGAAAGTGTTAAAGATGGTGATTTAGTTATTGTAGATGGTATCGAAGGTGAAGTAATAATAAATCCTGATGAATCTACACTTAAGATATATACTGAGAAAAAAGATAAGTTTGAGAAAGAAAGAGAAGAGCTTAAAAAATTAATAGATGTAGAAACCAAAACTAAGGCAGGAAAACGTGTAGAGGTTTGTGGAAATATAGGTAAAGCTCAAGATGTAGAAGGAGTCTTAGCTAATGGAGGAGATGGTATAGGATTATTTAGAACTGAATTCTTGTATATGGATAGAGATTCAATACCAACAGAAGAAGAACAATTTGAATCTTATAAATATGTTGTAGAAAAAATGGAGGGAAGACCTGTAGTTATAAGAACTCTTGATATAGGAGGAGATAAAAAACTACCTTATTTACCATTGCCAGAAGAAATGAATCCTTTCCTTGGATATAGAGCTATAAGACTATGTCTTGGAAGAAAAGATATATTTAAAGTACAGTTAAGAGCATTACTTAGAGCTTCTGCTTTTGGTAACCTAAAGATAATGTTCCCAATGATTTCTTCATTAGAAGAATTTTTAGCAGCAAAGGAAGTTTTATCAGAGTGTATGGAAGAACTTAAAGCTGAGGGAAAAGAATTTAATGCTGAACTTGAAACTGGAATAATGGTAGAAATACCAGCAGCTGCTGTTATGGCCGATGAACTTGCTAAATATGTAGATTTCTTTAGTATTGGAACTAATGATTTAATTCAATATACATTGGCAGCAGATAGAATGAATGAAAATGTATCTTATCTTTATAATCCAATGCATCCAGCAGTACTTAGATTAATAAAGATGACAATAGAAGCAGCACACAAAGAAGGAAAATGGTGTGGAATGTGTGGTGAAATGGCTGGAGATGAAAAAGCTATTCCTACACTTACTCAGTATGGCTTAGATGAGTTCTCAATGAGTGCATCTTCTATATTAAGTGCTAAAAAATATATAATGAATAATTAA
- a CDS encoding IS110 family transposase, whose translation MSKFFYRPIVGIDVSADFSVVAILAPDGEVYRKPFKIKHNRNGFDYLVDQIKKAEEEFNMKTAIFMESTGVYHLTLFHFLRDTFETCILNPLITNCNKNGDIRKVKNDKKDALTIAKIGKFQNVKYTSAFDIEIYTLKALCRDYYKFTDSKSTFKKKLSTDLKIIFPSYSSVFSNITCKTSIAILKEYSSPKAILNADKNELIDLIRSHSRKGLTYSEKIYKKLIDAAEEAIYIGLKSPSLFVKIMNTISVIETLENQLNNLLNEIHSLMKSNRISEQFKKNVQLIYSIPGIGELTAITIMSEIGNIKGFVKAKHLVAYFGIDPSVNQSGKFNSNKNTMSKRGTRIGRRALYAVALASIRTSRSGEPINKVLLTYYKENLNGKSKKVALVAIMHKLVNYIFSVLRNQKEYEIRDPKIHIKMYLNNGSTTAA comes from the coding sequence ATGAGTAAATTTTTTTATAGACCAATAGTTGGAATCGATGTATCAGCAGACTTTTCAGTAGTTGCTATACTAGCACCTGACGGTGAAGTTTATAGAAAGCCTTTTAAAATTAAGCACAATAGAAATGGTTTTGATTACCTAGTAGATCAAATAAAAAAAGCGGAAGAAGAGTTTAACATGAAAACGGCAATTTTCATGGAATCTACTGGTGTATACCATCTTACTCTTTTCCACTTTCTTAGGGATACATTTGAAACATGTATCTTAAATCCACTCATTACTAATTGTAACAAGAATGGAGACATAAGAAAAGTGAAAAATGATAAAAAAGATGCATTAACCATTGCTAAAATAGGCAAATTTCAAAATGTTAAATATACTTCTGCATTTGATATTGAAATTTATACCTTAAAAGCTCTCTGTAGAGATTACTATAAGTTTACTGATAGTAAATCTACTTTTAAGAAAAAGCTTTCTACCGACTTAAAAATTATTTTTCCTAGCTATAGCTCTGTTTTTTCAAACATTACTTGCAAAACATCAATAGCAATTTTAAAAGAATATTCAAGTCCTAAAGCTATCTTAAATGCTGATAAAAATGAGTTAATAGATCTTATTCGCAGTCATTCAAGAAAAGGACTAACATATAGTGAAAAAATCTATAAAAAGCTAATTGATGCTGCTGAAGAAGCTATTTACATTGGTCTTAAATCGCCTAGCCTGTTTGTAAAAATCATGAACACAATTTCTGTAATAGAAACTTTAGAAAATCAGCTTAACAATTTATTAAATGAAATTCATTCATTGATGAAAAGCAATAGGATTTCAGAGCAATTTAAGAAAAATGTTCAATTGATTTACTCAATACCAGGTATTGGTGAATTAACTGCCATCACAATAATGAGTGAAATAGGCAATATTAAAGGTTTTGTAAAAGCTAAACATTTAGTTGCTTACTTTGGTATTGACCCATCTGTCAATCAATCTGGTAAGTTTAACAGTAATAAAAATACTATGTCTAAACGTGGTACCAGAATAGGCAGAAGAGCCTTATATGCTGTGGCATTAGCATCCATACGAACCAGTAGAAGCGGTGAACCTATAAACAAAGTTTTACTTACCTACTATAAAGAAAACCTAAATGGTAAAAGCAAAAAGGTTGCTTTAGTGGCAATAATGCATAAACTTGTTAATTACATATTCTCCGTCCTAAGGAACCAAAAAGAGTATGAAATACGTGATCCTAAAATACATATTAAAATGTATCTTAATAATGGTTCTACTACAGCAGCCTAA